The following proteins are encoded in a genomic region of Arcobacter suis CECT 7833:
- a CDS encoding gamma-glutamylcyclotransferase has product MYLFGFGSLINLASAQKSFKRVLTQNDLKPVKIKGYERVWNAIESIAFEEEIVNGVFLNIQKNKDSILNGVVIEISNEELEVLKLREKNYSCIVIKSVDVLDETINSDLIAFMTTNKEKIAFSGQENSFIPSKYIEVVKEALKNYDENFKKAFEKTFENYPFPLKEGFYTFTDPIQNKVAREGIKN; this is encoded by the coding sequence ATGTATCTTTTTGGTTTTGGTTCTTTAATAAATTTAGCATCTGCTCAAAAATCTTTCAAAAGGGTTTTAACTCAAAATGATTTAAAACCTGTAAAAATAAAAGGTTACGAAAGAGTTTGGAATGCCATTGAATCTATTGCTTTTGAAGAAGAGATTGTAAATGGAGTTTTTTTAAATATTCAAAAAAATAAAGATTCAATTTTAAATGGTGTTGTAATCGAAATTTCAAATGAAGAGTTAGAAGTTTTAAAATTAAGAGAAAAGAATTATAGTTGTATAGTTATAAAATCTGTTGATGTTTTGGATGAAACTATAAATAGTGATTTAATAGCTTTTATGACAACAAATAAAGAAAAAATAGCTTTTAGTGGACAAGAAAATAGTTTTATACCAAGTAAATATATAGAAGTAGTAAAAGAAGCTTTAAAAAACTATGATGAGAATTTTAAAAAAGCTTTTGAAAAAACTTTTGAAAATTATCCCTTTCCTTTAAAAGAAGGTTTTTATACATTTACAGATCCTATTCAAAATAAAGTAGCAAGAGAAGGAATAAAAAACTAA
- the polA gene encoding DNA polymerase I, which yields MKKTITVIDTFGFLFRSYFALPPLKSKDGFPTGLLTGFINFIANIGKDFQTDYIVFALDAKGNTFRNELYDNYKAHRPDVPEDLLKQLPIAISWIELMGFKTAIRTGFEADDIVASIAHDAKLKGLEVRIVSHDKDLYQLIDDDTIYLFDPTKKVVINEAKCIEKYGVHPSQFTDYQSLLGDSADNIPGVKGIGAKTAEALIQQFGTLENIYANLENIEKKRWKTLLEESKEMAFISKQLVTLSRDCHVIDDLNNFLLPVENPILKISDILHQYDMAKILDRINKNGMSFKTEIPIEKEKNDEMEFVLLNDENKLSLVINSIPRDAIVAFDTETTDIDTQKAQIVGFSFAYEKNKAYYVPISHSYLGVPEQITKDAAAQAIVQLNRHKLVLQNFKYDYEIIRNNFDIELKLYADTMILSWLLDTNEKVGLDYQIDKYFDHKMIAFKDVVKKGENFSNVDVYKACEYAAEDALMTLKLFNKQLEIFKEKEDENLLKLAFDLEFDFIYVIADMENNGIKVDVNLLKELKETNNKYIQELTSKIYEISGVEFNINSPKQLGVVLFETLGLATAKKTKTGYSTDEAVLSGLIDEHEVISWLLKYREAYKLQSTYIEPLLELGLKNLDNRIHTSFLHTGTATGRLSSKNPNLQNIPVRSGAGAKIREAFIPKEGYKLVGIDYSQIELRLLAHFSGDDALVDAFKNDLDIHYQTAVKIFGQDQAKEKRNIAKSINFGLLYGMGSKKLGDTLGIPSKEAKTYIDSYFEAFKSVKDYLKSIEDFAHVNGYIKTLLNRKRLFDFDSVNAMLKAAYLREAVNTLFQGSAADLIKLSMVEIYKKYKNNNNVRMLLQIHDELIFEIKEDIVEEITIDLKEIMENVYKLNIPLKVSVSIGNSWQELK from the coding sequence ATGAAAAAAACAATTACAGTAATCGACACATTCGGCTTTTTATTTAGAAGTTATTTTGCCCTTCCACCACTAAAATCAAAAGATGGTTTTCCTACAGGTTTATTAACAGGTTTTATAAATTTCATAGCAAATATTGGAAAAGATTTTCAAACAGATTATATAGTTTTTGCACTTGATGCAAAAGGAAATACATTTAGAAATGAACTTTATGATAATTACAAAGCTCATAGACCCGATGTTCCAGAAGATTTATTAAAACAACTTCCAATTGCAATTTCTTGGATTGAATTAATGGGATTTAAAACAGCAATTAGAACTGGTTTTGAAGCTGATGATATTGTGGCATCAATTGCCCATGATGCAAAATTAAAAGGTTTGGAAGTTAGAATAGTTTCTCACGATAAAGATTTATATCAATTAATAGATGATGATACAATTTATTTATTTGACCCAACAAAAAAAGTTGTTATAAATGAAGCAAAATGTATAGAAAAATATGGAGTTCATCCATCACAATTTACAGATTATCAATCACTTTTAGGTGATAGTGCTGATAATATTCCAGGTGTAAAAGGAATAGGGGCTAAAACAGCAGAAGCTTTAATTCAACAATTTGGAACTTTAGAAAATATTTATGCAAATCTTGAAAATATTGAGAAAAAAAGATGGAAAACTCTTTTAGAAGAGAGCAAAGAAATGGCATTTATCTCAAAACAACTTGTAACTTTATCAAGAGATTGTCATGTGATTGATGATTTAAACAATTTTTTATTACCCGTTGAAAATCCTATTTTAAAAATTAGTGATATCTTGCATCAATATGATATGGCAAAAATACTTGATAGAATAAATAAAAATGGAATGAGTTTTAAAACTGAAATTCCAATAGAAAAAGAAAAAAATGATGAAATGGAATTTGTTTTATTAAATGATGAAAATAAATTATCATTGGTTATAAACTCAATTCCAAGAGATGCAATAGTTGCTTTTGATACAGAAACAACAGATATAGATACTCAAAAAGCTCAAATTGTAGGATTCTCTTTTGCGTATGAAAAAAACAAAGCTTATTATGTTCCAATTTCTCACTCATATTTAGGAGTTCCTGAACAAATCACTAAAGATGCAGCAGCTCAAGCGATAGTTCAATTAAATAGACATAAATTAGTTTTACAAAATTTCAAATATGATTATGAAATTATTAGAAATAATTTTGATATAGAATTAAAACTTTATGCTGATACTATGATTTTATCTTGGCTTTTAGATACAAATGAAAAAGTAGGGCTTGATTATCAAATAGATAAATATTTTGACCATAAAATGATAGCTTTTAAAGATGTGGTAAAAAAAGGCGAAAACTTCTCAAATGTAGATGTTTATAAAGCTTGTGAATATGCTGCTGAAGATGCGTTGATGACTTTAAAACTATTTAATAAACAATTAGAGATTTTTAAAGAAAAAGAGGATGAAAATTTATTAAAACTTGCCTTTGATTTAGAATTTGATTTTATTTATGTAATAGCCGATATGGAAAATAATGGAATAAAAGTTGATGTAAATTTATTAAAAGAACTAAAAGAAACAAACAATAAATATATTCAAGAACTAACTTCTAAAATCTATGAAATTTCAGGTGTTGAATTTAATATAAATTCACCAAAACAATTAGGTGTTGTTTTATTTGAAACTTTAGGACTTGCAACTGCTAAAAAAACAAAAACAGGTTATAGTACTGATGAAGCAGTTTTGAGTGGTTTAATAGATGAACATGAAGTTATCTCATGGCTTTTAAAATATAGAGAAGCTTATAAACTTCAATCTACTTATATTGAACCATTATTAGAACTTGGTTTAAAAAATCTTGATAATAGAATTCATACTTCTTTTTTACATACAGGAACAGCAACTGGAAGATTAAGTTCAAAAAATCCAAACTTACAAAATATTCCGGTTCGCTCAGGAGCAGGAGCAAAAATAAGAGAAGCATTTATTCCAAAAGAGGGTTATAAACTTGTTGGGATAGATTATTCTCAAATAGAGTTAAGATTATTGGCTCATTTTAGTGGTGATGATGCTTTAGTTGATGCCTTTAAAAATGATTTAGATATTCACTACCAAACTGCTGTTAAAATTTTTGGACAAGATCAAGCAAAAGAGAAAAGAAATATTGCAAAATCTATAAATTTTGGATTATTGTATGGAATGGGAAGTAAAAAACTTGGAGATACTTTAGGAATTCCATCAAAAGAAGCTAAAACTTATATTGATTCATATTTTGAAGCATTTAAAAGTGTAAAAGATTATCTTAAATCAATTGAAGATTTCGCGCATGTTAATGGCTACATTAAAACGTTATTAAATAGAAAAAGATTATTTGATTTTGATTCAGTAAATGCAATGTTAAAGGCTGCATACCTAAGAGAAGCAGTTAATACTTTATTTCAAGGAAGTGCTGCTGATTTAATAAAATTATCTATGGTTGAAATATATAAAAAATATAAAAATAATAATAATGTGAGAATGTTATTGCAAATACATGACGAACTTATTTTTGAAATTAAAGAAGATATCGTAGAAGAAATAACAATTGATTTAAAAGAAATAATGGAAAATGTGTATAAATTAAATATACCTTTAAAAGTATCTGTTTCTATAGGAAATTCTTGGCAAGAATTGAAGTAA
- a CDS encoding tetratricopeptide repeat protein — MNQPNCFIHVSKLCNSKRKTLDESCVIKKNDDLHVTYCENDSLDKFEHDINLLAGSSSFFYFFKKRFSTTFISVISVFVILIAFLSVSVYEDFLKKIIFEMPFSWETNDYIAFSFVLIFFFGLLMMPSILDGEGNEFKNLISSWFNKDIRKLKKLELTLFNFDKKINIHLYNFDLEDSNHWLWKIFTNTILNRFLTINFYVRNDKLQNITKRLKKLGMLDIEIIRDENSFKKCDIEILLSAKEQKLYSLMQLCSTVILKQRDKKTFISLELFEYCGKNFTKDEQDSKNQLIFGFQNFINRSFDDFKFLAQEKSLQVFFTANVTFKDLSDEERRLAYYLRNHIEECVATFENPISFLILYYYVKDIVLDQRRTIKILEKFISSIKQKQQYELINFYWFEIAGFMFDFNDVNTFESSNNSYYRKVSIEALNDLAFLFERNGHFEQAILLNQYLYEINPNKYALNICSLYERMGQFDQAYNSLPKELNLGKNPKPSDIEVRYYQRKAAWVIISQRNEDLKEEGTESLNKLENLLFSHGEDNNPLWLWHFYNIKANLQEWNENFDEAIKYYKKCLSIPTLGAFEYGATFVNIAISYRCKYILQTSKDEKTIDKSIKLGRLGMILKQSVGDRDEMPVVLHNFALNVLYKISNIMDLSLCNEVLETTNEALSILDKTKSIKRLGMVLIENYIVKSLLKIDTKDIVIKLENHLTNLGQSELNQLLNIYKEFEKNNKIKKLEFLDKEFNELYKK, encoded by the coding sequence ATGAATCAACCTAATTGTTTTATCCATGTTTCAAAACTTTGTAATTCAAAGAGAAAAACCCTAGATGAGAGTTGTGTTATTAAAAAAAATGATGATTTACATGTAACATATTGCGAAAATGATAGTTTAGATAAGTTTGAGCATGATATAAATTTATTAGCTGGAAGTTCATCTTTTTTTTATTTTTTTAAAAAAAGATTTTCAACAACTTTTATTTCTGTAATTTCTGTTTTTGTAATTTTAATAGCGTTTTTATCGGTTTCTGTATATGAAGATTTTTTGAAAAAGATTATTTTTGAAATGCCTTTTTCTTGGGAAACAAATGACTATATAGCTTTTAGTTTTGTTCTTATTTTTTTCTTTGGTTTATTGATGATGCCATCAATTTTAGATGGTGAAGGAAATGAGTTTAAAAATCTAATATCTTCTTGGTTTAACAAAGATATTAGAAAATTAAAAAAATTAGAATTAACACTTTTTAATTTTGATAAAAAAATAAATATTCATCTTTACAATTTTGATTTAGAAGATTCAAATCATTGGCTTTGGAAGATATTTACAAATACGATTTTAAATAGATTTTTAACTATAAATTTTTATGTTAGAAATGATAAATTGCAAAATATTACTAAAAGATTAAAAAAACTTGGTATGTTAGATATAGAAATAATTAGAGATGAAAATAGTTTTAAAAAGTGTGATATTGAAATTTTATTATCAGCAAAAGAGCAAAAATTGTATTCTTTGATGCAACTTTGTTCTACTGTTATTTTAAAACAAAGGGATAAAAAAACTTTTATATCTTTAGAACTTTTTGAATATTGTGGTAAAAACTTCACTAAAGATGAACAAGATTCTAAAAATCAACTTATTTTTGGGTTTCAAAACTTTATAAATAGAAGTTTTGATGATTTTAAATTTTTAGCTCAAGAAAAATCATTACAAGTCTTTTTTACTGCAAATGTTACTTTTAAAGATTTAAGTGATGAAGAAAGAAGATTAGCTTATTACTTACGAAATCATATTGAAGAGTGTGTTGCAACTTTTGAGAACCCAATATCATTTTTGATTTTATATTATTATGTAAAAGATATTGTACTTGATCAAAGAAGAACTATAAAAATTTTAGAAAAATTTATTAGTTCAATTAAACAAAAACAGCAATATGAATTAATCAATTTTTATTGGTTTGAAATAGCTGGATTTATGTTTGATTTTAACGATGTTAATACCTTTGAAAGTTCAAACAACTCTTATTATAGAAAGGTTTCCATTGAAGCTTTAAATGATTTAGCATTTTTATTTGAAAGAAATGGGCATTTTGAACAAGCAATACTTTTAAATCAATATTTATATGAAATAAATCCAAATAAATACGCTTTAAATATTTGTTCATTATATGAAAGAATGGGACAATTTGATCAAGCATATAATAGTTTACCAAAAGAGTTAAACTTAGGAAAAAATCCTAAACCTTCTGATATTGAAGTTAGATATTACCAAAGAAAAGCTGCTTGGGTTATAATTTCTCAAAGAAATGAGGATTTAAAAGAAGAAGGAACTGAATCTTTAAACAAATTAGAAAACTTATTGTTTTCACATGGTGAAGATAATAATCCTTTATGGTTATGGCATTTTTATAATATAAAAGCAAATTTACAAGAGTGGAATGAAAATTTTGATGAAGCTATAAAATATTATAAAAAATGTTTATCAATACCAACTTTGGGTGCATTTGAATATGGAGCAACTTTTGTAAATATCGCTATTTCTTATAGATGTAAATATATTTTGCAAACTTCAAAAGATGAAAAAACGATTGATAAATCCATAAAACTTGGACGACTGGGAATGATTTTAAAACAATCAGTTGGTGATAGGGATGAAATGCCAGTTGTTTTACATAATTTTGCATTAAATGTTTTATATAAAATCTCAAATATTATGGATTTATCTTTATGTAATGAAGTTTTAGAAACTACAAATGAAGCTTTATCGATACTTGATAAAACGAAATCTATAAAAAGATTAGGAATGGTTTTAATTGAAAATTACATAGTAAAAAGTTTATTAAAAATTGATACAAAAGATATAGTTATAAAACTTGAAAATCATTTGACAAATTTAGGTCAAAGTGAGCTGAACCAACTATTAAACATATACAAAGAGTTTGAAAAAAACAATAAAATAAAAAAATTAGAATTTTTAGATAAGGAATTTAATGAATTATATAAAAAATAG
- a CDS encoding response regulator transcription factor, with the protein MLKTVKNIRKLYNAKLLFVSSDEKINEVIGNEFDDYFKELKVASNLKDALALACSNNYDMAIIDTDIQDVPFSELCSELSSLAPTLPKIIISEIDNNENIVTAVNSGAYTFLSKPLRAKDLKLAVIMCLNQTKRGDKIEFENGIYFDEYRDQFFKAGGVLIDFTRLEKSFLKLLITKRNDITDYDTIKDVVWKGKDMSIYTMRNIVNKIRQKTYYEIIKNHSNKGYTIDILKSN; encoded by the coding sequence ATGTTAAAAACAGTAAAAAATATTAGAAAACTATATAATGCAAAGCTACTTTTTGTAAGTAGCGATGAAAAAATCAATGAAGTAATTGGAAATGAGTTTGATGACTATTTTAAAGAATTAAAAGTAGCTTCAAATTTAAAAGATGCCTTAGCATTAGCATGTTCAAATAATTATGATATGGCTATCATAGATACAGATATTCAAGATGTTCCTTTTTCTGAATTATGTTCTGAATTATCAAGTTTAGCTCCAACTTTACCAAAAATTATTATTTCAGAAATTGATAATAATGAAAATATTGTTACAGCTGTGAATTCAGGTGCATATACTTTTTTATCAAAACCTTTAAGAGCTAAAGATTTAAAACTAGCAGTTATTATGTGTTTAAATCAAACAAAAAGAGGCGATAAAATAGAATTTGAAAATGGTATTTATTTTGATGAATATCGAGATCAATTTTTTAAAGCAGGTGGAGTTTTAATTGACTTTACAAGATTAGAAAAATCTTTTTTAAAGTTATTAATTACTAAGCGAAATGATATAACAGATTATGATACAATAAAAGACGTTGTTTGGAAAGGTAAAGATATGTCTATTTATACTATGAGAAATATAGTAAATAAAATTAGACAAAAAACTTATTATGAAATTATCAAAAACCACTCAAACAAGGGCTATACGATAGATATTCTAAAGTCAAATTAA
- the rraA gene encoding ribonuclease E activity regulator RraA → MGFFTADLCDNFSDKTEVLGPDFQSYGGNRKFKGEVITIKLDKNNKDLAAFLKNNDGTGKVIIVDVNMRYFAVVGDNLMKFASDNKYEGIIVNGYVRDTVTTKDFEIGLIAKGTCPRKYIPVQDGQVGVPLIIDDVEINSGDYVYVDPDGIVICKEKLV, encoded by the coding sequence ATGGGATTTTTTACAGCAGATTTATGCGATAACTTTAGTGATAAAACAGAAGTTTTAGGACCTGATTTTCAATCTTATGGTGGAAATAGAAAATTTAAAGGTGAAGTAATAACTATAAAACTTGATAAAAACAATAAAGATTTAGCAGCGTTCTTAAAAAACAATGATGGAACAGGAAAAGTTATAATTGTTGATGTGAATATGAGATATTTTGCTGTTGTTGGTGATAATTTAATGAAATTTGCAAGTGATAATAAATATGAAGGAATTATTGTAAATGGTTATGTAAGAGATACGGTTACAACTAAAGATTTTGAAATTGGATTAATCGCAAAAGGAACTTGCCCTAGAAAATATATTCCTGTTCAAGATGGACAAGTTGGAGTTCCTCTTATTATTGATGATGTTGAGATTAATTCAGGTGATTATGTATATGTTGATCCTGATGGAATAGTAATTTGTAAAGAAAAACTGGTTTAA
- the kdsB gene encoding 3-deoxy-manno-octulosonate cytidylyltransferase, which translates to MIIIPARLNSSRFANKIMVDILGLPMVIRTAKQVSSLDKVVIATDSQEVMDLASQYGFDAVMTSSSHNSGTDRINEAVNILNLSEDEIIVNVQGDEPFIEVEVVEAVINRVKQIKENNEDIMITSCYKEISSSLADDPNHVKVVLDEHSNAIYFSRAKVPYHRDHHENAIYSGHLGIYGFTKKSLNAFCKLPSSKLENIEKLEQLRAIDNGHKIAMVKVVSKSFGIDTQEDLNNAIRIFGK; encoded by the coding sequence ATGATAATAATACCAGCAAGATTAAATTCAAGTAGATTTGCAAATAAAATAATGGTTGATATTTTAGGATTACCAATGGTAATTAGAACAGCCAAACAAGTAAGCAGTTTAGATAAAGTTGTAATCGCAACTGATAGCCAAGAAGTTATGGATTTGGCTTCACAATATGGTTTTGATGCAGTTATGACTTCAAGTTCTCACAATAGTGGAACAGATAGAATAAACGAAGCTGTAAATATCTTAAATTTAAGTGAAGATGAAATTATTGTAAATGTTCAAGGTGATGAACCTTTTATTGAAGTTGAAGTTGTAGAAGCTGTAATAAATAGAGTAAAACAAATAAAAGAAAACAATGAAGATATTATGATAACCTCTTGTTACAAAGAGATAAGTTCAAGTTTAGCTGATGATCCAAATCATGTAAAAGTAGTTCTTGATGAACACTCAAATGCTATTTATTTCTCAAGAGCAAAAGTTCCATATCACAGAGATCACCATGAAAATGCAATATATAGTGGACATTTAGGGATTTATGGATTTACTAAAAAATCGTTAAATGCTTTTTGTAAATTACCATCATCTAAACTTGAAAACATTGAAAAATTAGAACAATTAAGAGCTATAGATAATGGACATAAAATTGCAATGGTAAAAGTTGTTTCTAAATCTTTTGGTATTGATACTCAAGAGGATTTAAATAATGCTATAAGAATTTTTGGAAAATAA
- a CDS encoding DUF2116 family Zn-ribbon domain-containing protein — translation MSHCPFCKKKIAMSKAFCSRSCKENYFQLIAIQVPKPFLKRIFVFCTPEQRDAEIENFASRHGWRLDLLRNKIAELAIDAGYTKEIKINS, via the coding sequence ATGTCGCATTGCCCATTCTGCAAAAAAAAGATTGCTATGAGTAAGGCTTTTTGCTCAAGAAGCTGTAAAGAAAATTATTTTCAATTAATAGCTATTCAAGTACCAAAACCTTTTTTAAAGAGAATTTTTGTGTTTTGTACTCCTGAACAAAGAGATGCTGAAATAGAAAACTTTGCAAGTAGGCATGGTTGGAGATTAGATTTATTAAGAAATAAAATTGCAGAGCTGGCTATTGATGCTGGTTACACTAAAGAAATAAAGATAAATAGTTAA
- a CDS encoding (Fe-S)-binding protein encodes MNKFNYTAISDDCVKCGKCKPVCTIFNINQDEATSPRGFIDLLGAYERNELELDKTAKDIFESCFLCTNCVEVCPNDLPTDMIIEQVRSDIAKKFGIAWYKRLFFFLLRHRKTMDFLSKLGWVFQTCALKIDEKKQSALPRFSLPIVKKGRVLPFADARSFLNKYPANIVAINKKVEETKKNKVAIFIGCMSNYTYTNTGDSLVKILKKLELDIMIPKKQLCCGAPAYFTGAFDTVDYLAKKNIEYFETWIDEVDAVIIPEATCSAMIKQDWEHYFHNQPEWKERAIKLSKKIFMATKWLENSTDLKNLLATSGKKFDELVTYHDPCHAKKMQGVWQEPRTLLKQNYVLKEMSDSNRCCGFGGVTMQTEKYDFAKAAGAPKAAMIKETKAQIVSAECSACRMQITNSLYLANVDVQFKNPIELIAQALED; translated from the coding sequence ATGAATAAATTTAATTATACAGCTATTTCTGATGACTGTGTAAAATGTGGAAAATGTAAACCTGTTTGTACAATCTTTAATATAAATCAAGATGAAGCGACAAGTCCGAGAGGATTTATTGATTTATTAGGAGCTTATGAAAGAAATGAATTAGAGCTTGACAAAACAGCAAAAGATATATTTGAATCATGTTTTTTATGTACAAACTGCGTAGAAGTTTGTCCAAATGACTTGCCAACAGATATGATAATTGAGCAAGTAAGAAGCGATATTGCAAAAAAATTTGGAATCGCTTGGTATAAAAGACTATTCTTCTTTTTATTAAGACATAGAAAAACTATGGACTTTTTATCAAAACTTGGTTGGGTATTTCAAACATGTGCTTTAAAAATAGATGAAAAAAAACAATCAGCACTGCCTAGATTTTCACTTCCAATAGTTAAAAAAGGAAGAGTTTTACCCTTTGCAGATGCCAGAAGTTTTTTAAATAAATATCCAGCAAATATTGTAGCAATTAATAAAAAAGTTGAAGAGACTAAAAAAAATAAAGTTGCAATTTTTATAGGTTGTATGAGTAATTATACGTACACAAATACAGGAGATTCTTTAGTTAAAATCCTAAAAAAACTTGAGCTTGATATTATGATTCCAAAAAAACAACTTTGTTGTGGGGCACCTGCATATTTTACAGGAGCTTTTGATACGGTTGATTATCTTGCGAAAAAGAATATTGAATATTTTGAAACTTGGATTGATGAAGTAGATGCTGTTATTATTCCAGAAGCAACATGTAGCGCAATGATAAAACAAGATTGGGAACATTATTTTCACAATCAGCCTGAATGGAAAGAAAGAGCTATAAAACTATCTAAAAAAATATTTATGGCTACAAAATGGCTTGAAAATAGTACAGATTTAAAAAACTTATTAGCAACTAGTGGCAAAAAATTTGATGAATTAGTAACTTACCATGATCCTTGCCATGCTAAAAAAATGCAAGGTGTTTGGCAAGAACCTAGAACTTTATTAAAACAAAACTATGTTTTAAAAGAAATGAGTGATTCAAATAGATGCTGTGGATTCGGTGGAGTTACTATGCAAACTGAAAAATATGATTTTGCAAAAGCAGCAGGTGCTCCAAAGGCTGCTATGATAAAAGAAACAAAAGCACAAATTGTAAGTGCTGAATGTAGTGCATGTAGAATGCAAATTACAAACTCTTTATATTTAGCAAATGTTGATGTTCAATTTAAAAACCCAATTGAACTAATAGCGCAAGCGTTGGAGGATTAA
- the lgt gene encoding prolipoprotein diacylglyceryl transferase: MEFWQNIYSHFNPVAFNLGPVAVHWYGLMYALALLTAIFVAKWFIKHDKLPISNELFDSYIWWAEIGVILGARLGYILFYDTHTMYYLTHPWQIFNPYIDGVYAGISGMSYHGAFFGFIIASYLFCRKNKISFWFITDIAVIGISAAYVFGRIGNFFNQELVGRVTDVPWGIYVGQVLRHPSQIYEAILEGLLVFVILVYIRKRKSFDGQLALMYGILYSITRIIAEFFRQPDTQLGFIYSNWLTMGILQSLIVLGICVILYGKIRKINS; the protein is encoded by the coding sequence ATGGAATTTTGGCAAAATATATACTCACATTTTAATCCTGTTGCTTTTAATTTAGGACCCGTTGCTGTTCATTGGTATGGACTTATGTATGCACTTGCTTTATTAACTGCAATTTTTGTAGCTAAATGGTTTATAAAACATGATAAGTTACCAATTTCAAATGAATTATTTGATTCATATATTTGGTGGGCAGAAATTGGTGTAATTTTAGGAGCAAGATTAGGTTATATTCTATTTTATGATACTCATACTATGTATTATTTAACTCATCCTTGGCAAATATTTAATCCTTACATAGATGGTGTTTATGCAGGAATTTCTGGAATGAGTTATCATGGGGCATTTTTTGGATTTATAATAGCATCATATCTATTTTGTAGAAAAAATAAAATATCTTTTTGGTTTATAACAGATATTGCAGTAATTGGAATTTCAGCAGCTTATGTATTTGGAAGAATTGGAAATTTTTTCAATCAAGAATTAGTTGGACGAGTAACAGATGTTCCTTGGGGAATTTATGTAGGACAAGTATTAAGACATCCATCACAAATTTATGAAGCTATATTAGAAGGCTTATTAGTTTTTGTTATATTAGTTTACATAAGAAAAAGAAAAAGTTTTGATGGACAATTGGCTTTAATGTATGGAATTTTATATTCAATTACAAGAATAATTGCAGAATTCTTTAGACAACCTGATACTCAATTAGGATTTATCTATAGTAATTGGCTTACAATGGGTATTTTACAATCTCTTATTGTTTTGGGAATTTGTGTAATTTTATATGGAAAAATAAGAAAAATAAATAGTTAA